Proteins co-encoded in one Meiothermus sp. genomic window:
- a CDS encoding DEAD/DEAH box helicase: MEFSAFTLRPEVAQALQAKGFTTATPIQAAAIPLALEGKDVLGQARTGTGKTLAFGIPIANRLDAAHERGRAPRAFVLTPTRELALQVAKELEWLAPHLTITPIYGGTGYGKQAEALRRGTDVVVATPGRAIDYMEQRVLNLSKVEIVVLDEADEMLSMGFEEAVEQLLEATPPTRQTLLFSATLPTWARRLSERYQKAAIHINVIKDEAISYEEVAIQAPIHNRLSVLSDLLFAYAPERTIVFTSTKAECNDLALGLESRAHSAAPIHGDMGQIDRERVMERFRSGAVSVLVATDVAARGLDIPEVDLVVHYRLPDQNESYLHRSGRTGRAGRSGKVVILYGPREKRELETLERELKRNFKRVNPPTPEEVMAAKWAVLARRIAKQPEADKKLWREQAERLIAEGGVDAVAGMLALILGGAPTPKSLITGEENWVTVKLSGSRISVNRAVAVLKGAGAGEIGRIRLDGDVAAYVDIRPEDLGKLDHTALRDLRLTKATEVPAEARPSERQGQGFVRGQGKRQGQGRREGSGQRRSQGERPFEGQAEERREGERRRVVYR, from the coding sequence ATGGAGTTCTCCGCATTTACGTTAAGACCCGAAGTTGCCCAGGCCCTCCAGGCCAAAGGTTTCACCACCGCCACCCCCATCCAGGCCGCGGCCATCCCGCTGGCCCTCGAGGGCAAAGACGTGCTGGGCCAGGCCCGCACCGGTACCGGCAAGACCCTGGCCTTTGGTATACCCATCGCCAACCGTTTGGACGCGGCTCACGAGCGGGGGCGCGCCCCCAGGGCTTTTGTTCTCACCCCTACCCGCGAGCTGGCCCTTCAGGTAGCCAAAGAGCTGGAGTGGCTGGCCCCACACCTGACCATCACCCCCATCTACGGTGGCACCGGTTACGGCAAGCAGGCCGAAGCCCTCAGGCGCGGCACCGACGTGGTGGTGGCCACCCCAGGCCGGGCCATCGACTACATGGAGCAGCGCGTGCTCAACCTTTCCAAAGTTGAGATTGTCGTGCTCGACGAAGCCGACGAGATGCTCTCGATGGGCTTCGAGGAAGCGGTGGAGCAGCTCTTGGAGGCCACCCCGCCCACCCGGCAGACCCTGCTGTTCTCGGCCACCCTGCCCACCTGGGCGCGCCGTCTCTCCGAGCGCTACCAAAAGGCGGCCATCCACATCAACGTGATCAAGGACGAGGCCATCTCCTACGAAGAAGTGGCGATTCAAGCACCTATTCACAACCGCCTCTCGGTGCTTTCGGATCTGCTTTTTGCTTACGCCCCCGAGCGCACCATCGTTTTTACCAGCACCAAGGCCGAGTGCAACGACCTGGCCCTGGGCTTGGAAAGCCGGGCCCACAGCGCCGCCCCCATCCACGGCGATATGGGCCAGATTGACCGTGAACGGGTGATGGAACGCTTCCGCAGTGGGGCGGTGAGCGTGCTGGTGGCAACCGACGTGGCGGCTCGAGGTCTCGACATCCCCGAGGTAGACCTGGTGGTGCACTACCGCCTGCCCGACCAGAACGAGTCGTACCTGCACCGCTCAGGCCGCACCGGACGGGCGGGGCGCTCGGGCAAGGTGGTGATTCTTTACGGCCCGCGTGAGAAGCGCGAGCTGGAGACCCTCGAGCGCGAACTCAAGCGTAACTTCAAGCGGGTTAACCCCCCCACCCCCGAAGAGGTCATGGCTGCTAAATGGGCCGTGCTAGCCCGCCGCATCGCCAAGCAACCCGAGGCCGATAAAAAGCTCTGGCGTGAACAGGCCGAGCGTCTGATTGCCGAAGGCGGCGTAGACGCCGTGGCCGGCATGCTGGCCCTGATTCTGGGCGGTGCGCCCACCCCCAAGAGCCTGATTACCGGTGAGGAGAACTGGGTCACGGTCAAGCTCTCGGGCTCGCGCATCAGCGTGAACCGGGCCGTGGCGGTGTTGAAGGGTGCCGGCGCTGGCGAGATTGGCCGGATTCGCCTGGATGGGGATGTGGCCGCCTACGTGGACATCCGTCCCGAGGATCTGGGCAAACTGGATCACACCGCTCTGCGCGACCTGCGCCTTACCAAGGCCACCGAGGTTCCAGCTGAAGCCCGACCGTCCGAGCGCCAAGGACAGGGCTTCGTGCGCGGTCAGGGCAAACGTCAGGGTCAGGGTCGCCGCGAAGGCAGTGGACAACGCCGCAGCCAGGGTGAGCGTCCCTTCGAAGGCCAGGCCGAAGAACGCCGCGAAGGGGAGCGCCGGCGGGTCGTGTACCGATAA
- the glp gene encoding gephyrin-like molybdotransferase Glp, translated as MKQNLSVEEALEIVLQKAKPLQSIEHLPLAASYGAVLGEDLASSVDHPSADDTAVDGYACLEADTRSASLGNPVRLEVIGQSPAGKPFAGKIGPGQAVQVFTGAPIPDGASAVIRVEDTLREDGFVWLMKPASPADIRRKGDDLVQGQIYLRKGDLLTPGRVGLAAAMGYATVPVIRRPRVGILSTGDEVVEPGEPLPYGGVYNSNSYSVAGLVAEAGGEPIILPKISDDVEGLRTQLRRAGQLDLLITTGGVSMGEYDIVRQLLEREGEIHFWKVRIQPGGPLLFATWNELPLMGLPGNPVSAMVTFLLFGRPLLFKLQGRTDPPLGRVKAIADTPFEANPTRRAYRRAVLRWEDDHYRVATTGNQSSAVLRSMAVGNALVVLEVGLSAQQGELVEVIPFPGAL; from the coding sequence ATGAAGCAGAATCTCTCTGTCGAGGAAGCTTTAGAGATCGTATTGCAAAAGGCTAAGCCTCTGCAAAGCATTGAGCATCTGCCTCTAGCAGCAAGCTATGGTGCTGTTTTGGGTGAAGACCTGGCCTCGAGCGTCGATCACCCCTCTGCCGACGATACAGCTGTAGACGGTTATGCTTGCCTCGAGGCCGACACCCGAAGCGCTTCTCTGGGCAATCCGGTCAGGCTCGAGGTGATCGGGCAATCCCCTGCAGGTAAACCCTTTGCAGGGAAAATAGGGCCTGGCCAGGCAGTCCAGGTTTTTACCGGTGCCCCCATTCCAGATGGAGCAAGTGCTGTGATTCGAGTAGAAGACACTTTGCGAGAGGATGGTTTTGTATGGCTGATGAAGCCAGCATCACCGGCCGACATCCGCCGCAAGGGAGACGACCTGGTGCAGGGGCAGATCTATCTGCGTAAAGGCGACCTGCTCACGCCAGGACGCGTAGGGCTGGCCGCTGCGATGGGTTATGCCACCGTACCGGTAATAAGGCGGCCCCGGGTGGGTATCTTATCTACTGGAGACGAAGTGGTTGAGCCGGGGGAGCCCTTGCCCTATGGTGGGGTCTACAACTCCAACAGCTACTCCGTAGCAGGCTTGGTAGCTGAGGCAGGCGGTGAGCCTATCATTTTGCCGAAGATATCAGATGATGTAGAGGGTCTGCGCACCCAGTTGCGGCGAGCTGGACAACTCGATTTGCTCATTACCACCGGTGGGGTTTCGATGGGGGAATACGACATCGTGCGGCAATTACTGGAGCGCGAGGGTGAAATACACTTCTGGAAGGTTCGAATACAACCCGGTGGCCCTTTACTTTTTGCTACCTGGAACGAACTACCCCTGATGGGCCTGCCTGGCAATCCAGTCTCGGCCATGGTCACGTTTTTACTCTTCGGGCGGCCTTTGCTCTTCAAGCTGCAAGGACGTACCGACCCACCCCTTGGCCGGGTGAAGGCCATTGCCGATACGCCGTTTGAGGCCAACCCCACCCGCCGGGCCTACCGCCGGGCTGTCTTGCGTTGGGAGGACGACCACTACCGCGTAGCCACCACCGGAAATCAGTCCAGTGCAGTGCTGAGGTCAATGGCAGTCGGAAACGCCCTGGTAGTGCTCGAGGTCGGGCTTTCAGCCCAGCAAGGCGAGTTGGTAGAAGTGATTCCCTTTCCAGGCGCATTGTAG